Proteins encoded together in one Porites lutea chromosome 2, jaPorLute2.1, whole genome shotgun sequence window:
- the LOC140925613 gene encoding rhodopsin, GQ-coupled-like, with protein MTTESLSTSSIQLSTTSSAPSFRWQSVYMAYGVIMFFVLIIGFFGNVFTILVLRQREHRMKSITPLMVNLALADLFIIVFGYPAIIVSNLNGDLLFPESPLCVWSGFANGFSGMTCIATLTVMSGMVYQTVKRNFPPAHNVVPKRQVTLLIASTWFYGFIVMLPPLVGWNRFVPGQAGFSCAPEWTAPNVASKVYISVLIVVGFLTPLVVIAVYYTLTFRTLKRRPMTGNAFLQAQRRKYQNKSILMTAVTIGAFLLSWSPYALVSLTATVKGHHVMTSGESEIPELMAKASVIYNPIIYTFINDKFRHTLWGILSGNRGIILPRGRSGSEEPTEHGSVNATHASPRDH; from the exons ATGACGACTGAGTCTTTAAGCACGAGTTCCATCCAACTGAGTACCACCAGCAGTGCTCCATCTTTCAGATGGCAGTCAGTATATATGGCTTATGGGGTTATCATGTTTTTCGTTTTGATCATCGGTTTTTTCGGCAACGTGTTCACCATTCTTGTCCTTCGACAACGCGAGCACCGCATGAAGAGTATCACGCCACTTATGGTGAATTTAGCCCTCGCAGATCTGTTCATTATCGTGTTTGGCTACCCAGCGATCATCGTAAGCAACCTAAATGGTGATTTGTTATTCCCCGAGAGCCCATTGTGTGTTTGGTCTGGTTTTGCTAACGGTTTCTCGGGTATGACCTGCATCGCCACCTTAACGGTTATGAGTGGAATGGTGTACCAAACTGTCAAACGCAACTTCCCACCGGCACACAATGTTGTCCCCAAGAGGCAGGTCACTCTTCTCATTGCCTCCACTTGGTTTTATGGATTCATTGTCATGCTCCCGCCTTTGGTTGGATGGAACCGGTTTGTACCCGGTCAAGCCGGTTTTAGTTGCGCACCCGAGTGGACAGCACCAAACGTCGCCAGTAAAGTATACATCTCGGTGTTGATAGTCGTAGGCTTCCTTACCCCGCTGGTGGTTATTGCTGTTTATTATACCTTGACTTTCAG AACACTCAAACGCAGACCAATGACCGGAAATGCTTTCCTTCAAGCTCAACGCCGGAAATACCAGAACAAATCCATTCTGATGACAGCGGTCACGATCGGTGCCTTCCTGCTAAGTTGGTCGCCTTACGCTTTAGTTAGCCTCACGGCGACGGTCAAAGGCCATCACGTGATGACATCCGGGGAATCAGAAATCCCGGAGCTTATGGCCAAGGCCTCTGTGATCTATAATCCTATCATTTACACATTTATCAATGACAAATTTCGCCACACTCTCTGGGGAATTTTGAGTGGAAACCGGGGGATTATTCTCCCACGAGGTAGGTCAGGTAGCGAGGAACCGACTGAACACGGGTCAGTAAATGCAACACACGCGTCACCACGTGACCACTAA